One Aegilops tauschii subsp. strangulata cultivar AL8/78 chromosome 7, Aet v6.0, whole genome shotgun sequence genomic window carries:
- the LOC109754897 gene encoding disease resistance protein RGA2 yields MAELVATMVVGPLLSILKDKVSSSLLDQYKVMKGMEEQHEILMRKPPAILDIIADAEQAASHREGAAAWLQAIKKVAYQANEVFDEFKYEALRRKAKKEGHYKELGFDVVKLFPTHNRFVFCNRMGRKLRKIVQAIEVLVTEMNAFGFKYQQQPPVSSPLRRTDHASSDPEEIKKLINGSRANDKREIVSRLVGQANNEALTVIPIVGMGGLGKTTFAQVIYNVPEIQKHFNLMLWVCISDNFDVDSLATRIVEAASPEKKDDGTKETAPKKKNDCFDVDSLAKSIVEAAPKKKDPGTEAAASKKKTPLDCLQDVVSGQRYLLVLDDVWARQVQIWRQLKARLQHGGIGSAVLTTTRDGGVAEIMGTVKAHDLVALEDKFIKKIIKTTAFSRFKKAEERPTELVGMVDKIVERCAGSPLAATALGSLLCTKTSKEEWEAISIRSNVCTEETGILPILKLSYNDLPSHMKQCFAFCAVFPKDYEIDVDKLIQLWIAHGFIQEKQVRLETVGKQIFHELSSRSFFQDVKQIQATVEEIVYDGSCYSRTTCRIHDLMHDVALSVMEKVCALATMEPAKIESVVTTEESSQSEWLPNTARHLFLSCRDPAKKLNSSLKNSSPAIQTLLCDTYMSSSLQHLSKYTSLQALQLCSQRRSFQLKPKHLHHLRYLDLSRSRYIKALPEDVSILYNLQTLNLSGCESLCRLPRQMKYMTSLHHLYTHGCPQLKCMPTDLRKLTSLQTLTCFVAGSDPNCSKVGELGNLNLGGQLKLRNLANVTEVDAKAANLVNKEIRELRLTWNFRWDYYETSWRDNEEDAKVLENLKPHDGLHAIGIQSYGATTFPTWMTMLQNIVEIHLFNCRKLVWLFSGECDTSFAFPNLKELMLKGLVCLEKWWEIDNDGMQGEAMMFPLLENLHISDCVKLKALPGHPTFPKLQNVCIKKCPGLATTAKSPKLSVLKMEGREVELFLWVARHMTSLSNLELTTIEQSTDTTSMGAENSLREMVNVKENGNDQDFPLEVLVLKDFESVVSITELCACFVHLQDLSIWSCDVLVHWPETLFEGLVYLRKLLIRHCNNLTGYAQASVEPSTSPETRQLLPRLESLTIRSCESLVELFNVPASLRTIDISNCSKLESTFGRKQQQGESVSSIHQGSCSIERLTLYSCNGLTGVLHLPQSLKRLDIDNCGGLTSLESCSPELPSLEYLELWECKTLSSLPDGPQAYSSLQHLRIRYCPGMKTLPASLQQRLGSIEEEYVDARIYGYKPRPMLLKPKTWKYVCKG; encoded by the exons ATGGCGGAGCTCGTGGCCACCATGGTGGTCGGGCCACTGCTGTCCATTCTCAAGGACAAGGTGTCCAGCAGCCTCCTCGACCAGTACAAGGTGATGAAAGGCATGGAGGAGCAACATGAGATCCTGATGCGCAAGCCGCCTGCCATCCTGGATATCATCGCCGACGCCGAGCAGGCCGCTTCCCACAGAGAAGGGGCGGCGGCCTGGCTCCAGGCCATCAAGAAGGTGGCTTACCAGGCCAACGAAGTCTTCGACGAGTTCAAGTACGAGGCACTTCGTCGCAAGGCCAAAAAGGAGGGACACTACAAGGAGCTTGGCTTTGATGTGGTAAAACTCTTTCCCACCCACAACCGTTTTGTGTTCTGTAACAGGATGGGAAGAAAGCTCCGCAAGATTGTGCAGGCCATCGAGGTCCTTGTGACCGAAATGAATGCCTTTGGCTTTAAGTATCAGCAACAGCCGCCGGTATCCAGTCCGTTGCGGCGGACGGATCATGCTAGCAGTGACCCAGAGGAAATCAAGAAACTCATCAATGGATCCAGAGCCAACGATAAGAGGGAAATTGTTAGTAGACTAGTTGGGCAAGCTAACAATGAAGCTCTCACGGTTATTCCCATCGTTGGAATGGGTGGTCTGGGCAAGACCACGTTTGCACAAGTTATCTACAATGtacctgaaattcaaaagcacttTAATTTGATGCTATGGGTGTGCATCTCTGACAACTTTGATGTGGATTCTCTGGCTACAAGAATAGTTGAAGCAGCTTCTCCTGAGAAGAAGGATGATGGCACAAAAGAaaccgctcccaagaagaagaa TGACTGCTTTGATGTGGATTCTCTGGCTAAAAGTATAGTTGAAGCAGCTCCCAAGAAGAAGGATCCTGGTACAGAAGCAGCTGCTTCCAAGAAGAAGACACCACTGGATTGCCTTCAGGATGTAGTGAGCGGGCAAAGATACCTCCTTGTATTGGATGATGTGTGGGCACGACAGGTTCAGATTTGGAGACAGCTCAAGGCCCGCCTTCAACATGGTGGCATCGGTAGTGCGGTGTTGACAACAACTCGTGATGGTGGAGTGGCTGAAATAATGGGTACTGTTAAAGCTCATGATCTCGTAGCTTTGGAAGATAAATTCATAAAGAAAATCATCAAGACAACAGCATTCAGTCGTTTCAAGAAGGCAGAGGAAAGGCCCACCGAGTTGGTGGGTATGGTTGATAAGATTGTGGAGAGATGTGCTGGCTCTCCTTTAGCTGCAACAGCACTAGGCTCTCTACTGTGTACCaagaccagtaaggaagaatggGAGGCTATATCAATTAGAAGCAACGTTTGCACTGAGGAGACAGGAATCTTACCAATACTCAAGCTCAGTTACAATGACTTGCCGTCGCATATGAAGCAATGCTTTGCTTTTTGTGCTGTATTTCCCAAAGATTACGAGATTGATGTGGACAAGCTGATCCAACTATGGATTGCACATGGCTTCATCCAGGAAAAGCAAGTTCGTCTTGAAACCGTGGGCAAACAAATTTTCCATGAGCTGTCCTCAAGGTCATTCTTCCAGGATGTGAAACAAATCCAAGCCACGGTTGAGGAAATTGTATACGATGGCTCGTGTTATTCCAGAACTACATGTAGAATTCACGATCTTATGCATGATGTTGCACTTTCTGTAATGGAAAAGGTATGTGCCTTGGCAACTATGGAACCAGCCAAGATTGAATCTGTTGTCACAACTGAGGAATCAAGTCAGAGTGAGTGGCTTCCAAACACAGCTCGGCATTTATTTTTGTCATGCAGGGACCCAGCAAAAAAATTGAATAGTTCTCTGAAGAACAGCTCTCCAGCCATCCAAACACTTTTATGTGATACCTATATGAGTAGTTCACTGCAACATCTATCAAAATACACCTCTTTGCAAGCGTTGCAGCTCTGTTCACAGAGAAGATCATTTCAGTTGAAACCAAAGCATCTGCATCACCTGAGGTACCTAGATCTCTCAAGAAGTAGATATATCAAAGCACTTCCTGAAGATGTGAGCATTCTATACAACCTTCAAACGCTGAACCTCTCTGGCTGTGAATCTCTTTGTAGACTTCCAAGACAAATGAAGTATATGACTTCCCTTCATCACCTTTACACTCATGGTTGTCCACAGCTTAAGTGCATGCCCACAGACCTCAGGAAACTCACATCCCTTCAGACACTTACATGCTTTGTAGCAGGCAGTGACCCTAATTGTAGTAAGGTTGGAGAGCTTGGAAATTTAAACCTTGGTGGTCAACTAAAGCTACGTAATCTGGCAAACGTGACAGAAGTGGATGCAAAAGCAGCAAACcttgtgaacaaggagataagaGAATTGAGATTAACATGGAATTTTAGATGGGATTATTATGAAACTAGCTGGCGGGATAATGAAGAGGATGCAAAAGTGCTCGAGAATCTTAAACCTCATGATGGACTACATGCCATAGGGATACAGTCATATGGAGCCACCACCTTCCCAACATGGATGACTATGTTGCAAAACATTGTTGAGATCCATCTTTTCAACTGTAGAAAACTAGTATGGTTGTTCAGTGGTGAGTGTGATACATCGTTTGCATTTCCAAATCTGAAGGAGCTTATGCTAAAAGGTCTTGTTTGTTTGGAGAAATGGTGGGAAATAGATAATGATGGGATGCAAGGAGAGGCGATGATGTTTCCTCTACTTGAGAACCTGCATATTAGCGACTGTGTAAAGTTGAAAGCATTGCCAGGACATCCGACCTTCCCTAAGCTACAGAATGTTTGTATTAAGAAATGTCCAGGGTTGGCAACTACAGCTAAATCACCAAAGCTCAGTGTATTGAAGATGGAAGGACGCGAGGTAGAGTTGTTCTTGTGGGTAGCGAGACATATGACTTCATTGAGCAATCTGGAACTGACTACCATTGAACAGAGTACAGATACAACCTCGATGGGGGCTGAGAATAGTTTGAGGGAAATGGTGAACGTCAAGGAGAATGGGAATGATCAAGACTTTCCTCTAGAAGTCTTGGTGTTAAAAGACTTTGAGTCAGTTGTAAGTATAACAGAGCTGTGTGCATGTTTTGTACACCTTCAAGATTTGTCAATTTGGAGCTGTGATGTGCTCGTCCACTGGCCAGAAACATTGTTCGAAGGACTGGTATACTTGAGGAAGCTTCTGATTAGGCACTGCAATAATTTGACTGGATATGCACAAGCTTCTGTTGAGCCATCAACATCACCAGAAACCAGACAGCTCCTGCCACGTCTAGAGTCTTTAACGATACGGAGCTGTGAAAGCTTGGTTGAGCTCTTCAACGTCCCTGCATCTCTCAGGACAATAGACATTTCTAATTGCAGTAAGCTTGAGTCCACATTCGGCAGGAAGCAGCAGCAGGGAGAGTCAGTATCATCGATTCATCAAGGGTCATGCAGTATAGAAAGATTAACATTATACAGCTGTAATGGCTTAACAGGGGTCCTCCATCTTCCCCAGTCCCTCAAGAGACTAGACATTGACAACTGTGGTGGGTTGACATCTCTGGAATCCTGCTCTCCCGAGCTCCCGTCGTTGGAGTACCTCGAGCTTTGGGAATGCAAGACCCTGTCATCCCTACCGGATGGGCCGCAAGCATACTCATCTCTCCAACATCTTCGCATTAGATACTGCCCTGGTATGAAGACGCTCCCTGCAAGCCTGCAGCAACGCCTGGGCAGCATCGAGGAGGAATACGTAGATGCCCGTATTTATGGAT ATAAGCCAAGGCCTATGCTGCTGAAGCCGAAGACATGGAAGTATGTCTGCAAAGGTTGA